ATACTTATTACTCCGCATACTGTAAAAAAAGTAGAGGACAAACATCTTGAACACATTGATAAATCGTGGGTTTTCGACAGCGACATTCAACTGTCCAGCAGGAAATACAAAAAAGAAACGCACGAGATAAAAATCAGGAACTTCACTATTGGTGGCGCTTCCAGGAATACTTTGGTAACTATCGGACCTTGCGGTGTTGAATCGGAAGAACAAATTTCGGAGACCGCAAAACTCATTGATGAACTGGGATTGCACACGATAAGAGCAGGAAGTTTCAAACCACGCACATCGCCATACAGCTTTATGGGTATGGGTGTTGAAGGATTAAAGCTGCTTGCTAAAATACGCGACAAATATGGTTTTCCGGTATTTACTGAAGTGCGCGACTCATCACATGTTGACGATGTAATTGAATATGCCGATGTGATACAGATTGGTGCTAAGGCCATGTACGACCACGGAATACTAAGGAAATGCGGAAAAACAAAAAAGCCGGTTCTCCTGAAACGAGGATTTGGCAGCACTTTGCAGGAATTTGTCCAGGCAGCTGAATTTATTCTTTCGGGCGGAAATGAAAATGTAATACTTTGCGAACGCGGCATCCGCACATTTGAAACCAAGACACGTTTCACTCTTGATTTGTGCGGTGTTGCTTACCTGAAAGAAAATACAAACCTTCCGATAATCCTCGATCCGAGTCACGCAATGGGTTATGCTTACGGTGTGCCCGACCTTGCAAGAGCTTGTATGGCAATGGATGTGGAAGGTTTATTGATTGAGGTTCATCCCAACCCGGCTGTGGCAAAATCGGATGCATCGCAACAACTGAATCATGATGAGTTCAGAAAACTTTTCAAAACACTGAAACCTATTGCTAAAGCAGTGGGAAGGGAGATTGTTTAGAGTTTAGAGTTGACGGTTGACGGTTGACAGTTTAGAGTTTGAAGTTTGTTCAATGTTCAAAGTTTAATGTTAAGAATCGAAATTTAATTTTTTTCTCTTTGAATTTTGTCTGCCTCAGGCGGATTGGTTCTTTGAACTTTCTTCACTGTCAGGCTGAGTTTATCGAAGCCTGTCGAAGCCTGTCGCAAAGTGATACAAGTTTTTAAGTTTGATGTTTAGAATTTAAAGTTTTTTTTTAATTTTTAGTTTTCACAATATTTTTTTCATATGACATTCATCGGGAAAAACATTAAGTTCCTTAGAGAACAGCAACAGTTACCTGACAAGAAATTAGCCATGATGTGCAACATGACTGTGGATGCATTACATGCCATAGAAAACAATTCGCATGAGCCAAACCTGCAACAATTGGTACTTTTGGCTGAAGCCCTGAATTACCCTATCGACAGGCTTATTGCTGACAATCTTGAAAAAAATTATTATACATTAAAAAGTTTCGATTTTAAATTTCTTGCTCTCGATATCGACGGAGTGCTTACCAATGGAGGAATGTACTATACCGAAAGCGGTGATGAATTTAAAAAGTTTGACACGAAAGACGGTCTTGCAATTAAAACGTTGATTGCTGCCGGAAACAATGTTGGTTTTTTAAGCTCCGGAATAAACAGCAACATTATTGAAAAACGCGCACAGTTGCTGGGTGTTCAGAAAGTTTATGTAGGCACATGGAAAAAACTGGAAGTGCTTGAAGGCTGGTGCAAGGAATTAAATATAGGCTTGGAAAATGTTGCTTATGTAGGCGATGATGTAAACGATCTGCAGGTTATCCAGAAAGTAGGTTTATCTGCATGCCCGGCCGATGCAGTAACATTGGTTAAAGAAGCCTCAAATATTGTTCTCTCAAAAAAAGGCGGCTGTGGCTGCGTTCGCGAGTTTATTGAAAAATTCCTGATGGATATCAGGTAACTAAAAATTTACTTTATTTTTTCATTAAAAAAACTGTTTAATTTTTATAAAAATATTAGCCACTAAGGCACTAAGTCTCAAAGCTTCACAAAGTCTGGTACTACTGGCTTTAGATGTTATTTACGGTTCTTAGTGTCTTGGTGACTTTGCGGCAAAACATCTTATTGCTAAAATAATTTATGAATTTAAATAACTTATAAAAGTTTATCCTTAAATATTTTTGAATAAGATTAAAAGGTTTTAATTTTGAATGAAAACAAAATTAATATCTATTCACTTTGCTGAATATATAAACTTGTTGTGTGACATTATTTATGAGACTCTTCGTTTTATTTTTATTAATAATATCTATTCAGTTTGGACTCGCTCAAAATAGACAGTTAATTATTGATAGTAATATTAAGCCCGATTTAATCTTTAGTAAAGACACTACAGAATTTCCTGATTTTAGCGATAACACTAACACTAAAAAAATAAAAATTGCTAAAAACGCAATTGTTAAATCAGACAGCAATATTACACTTGAAAATTCCTATATATACAATGATAGCAGTAAGACAATTATTATTTTATCTTCAATTGACCTTGGGTATAATATAAGTTTAAATATCACCATTCAAAATAACTTCTACAAAACATTCTTTTACATTAACGCAGTCTACATTGAAGGACAAGAGCTTGATGTTAAAGATTGTGAACTAAAACTTAATACAGACAATTTTAAAATTGGAAATTTAATTGTAGGGCAAATAAAATTTTCATATGATGGTCAAGTCTACAACAGAGAAAAAAATATTTTTATCAGAAAATCTGGAGAATATTATGGTTACTTTAAATCGACTGTGGATAGGAAAAAATAACACCACATAACAAGCAATATATTAAACGATAAGGGAATAAGTTAATAACGCCAATCCATTTTCAGTTTTGCCATTAAAGAAGAATAAATTACGCTAACTGCTCTTATTATCAACATAAATAATTAATTATGAAAAAACAAATTGCATGTTGCGGATTCGATTGTGCTACCTGCGAAGTAAGGATAGCAACCGTTAATGATGATAATGCTTTGCGTGCTTCATTAGCCGATGAATGGAAAGTGCTGTACAATTCGGATGACATCACTCCGGAAATGATCAACTGTGCCGGATGCAGGGGAACCGGGGCTTTGAACATGCGCTGTAAATTTTGCGAAATAAGAAAATGTGCTGTATTCAGAAGCTTTCCAACCTGCGCCGAATGCGATGAACTGGAAGATTGCCTGTTGTTGAAAAAAGTACATCATCATGTTCCTGAAGCATTGGAAAACCTGAAGCAGTTAAAAAATAAATAAATTATTCTCTGCCTTAGCATGAAACAAAAAAAATCACTCATCATATTATTTACTTTTATTTTATCTATAAATTTATTCGGGCAAGACAGCACGTATAAAAATGCAATAAAATTTTTTGTTTGCCCATTACCTACTCCTGCCTTTGTTGCAGCTTTAAATTACGAAAGACATATTGATTTAAAGAACAGTCTTGAATTAACTTTTAAAATATTCTATCACAATATTAATGACATATATTATCCTTCCGATAACAGGTGCATCTCAATTGTACCATCATACAGGCATTACATGGCTCCCAAAAAAAATAATGTTCTTTGGTTGTCGACTTATTCTTCTATAATATTTGCAAAATGGGAAAACTATGACCTTACCCATTTCAGCTCCGGCAGTGATATAGGCAATGAAACAGACATTGGCATAGGAGCTGTTTTAGGAAACAGAATCAACTGGGGTAAGAACAAAAGAATGTTATTAGATATAGGTCTGGGTGGCGCTTATTATTTCATCAGAAAAAATAACCCGATGTTTTTGCCAAAATTAATTTTTATTATCGGCAGGAAATTTTAAATATCAATTTTGATAAAATAATTGTTAAATACTTCGCCAATTGCTGCTTCCATTGAGGTACATTTTTCTAGGCAACCTTTTCCGAAACAATTTCGTCTATTTATTAAAAAGCACAATCAAAATAAAAAATCATACTTATGAAAAAAAGATACTTTATTACTTTTATGTTTATTGTTTGCTGCATTTTTATCAAAGCTCAAACAGTAACTGACGCGGACGGCAATACTTATAATACTGTCCAAATTGGAACCCAGATATGGATGGCCGAAAACCTTGCCACAACAAAGTACAACGACGGCATTTCAATTCCGCCGGTAAAAGACAGCATTGCCTGGTTCAACTTAACAACTCCCGGATACTGCTGGTATAAAAATGATTCATTAACTTACAACAGGCCATGGGGCGCATTGTATAATTGGTATACCGTAAATACCGGTAAACTATGCCCTACAGGATGGCATGTACCTTCAAATGCAGAGTGGCATAAACTTGTGCTGTTCCTCGATCCGGCGGCTCAAGATTGTTATTGCACCGAAAGTGTTTTAGCTGCCAATGACCTTAAAGAAATCGGACTGACTCATTGGGGAAACGGAAACAACGGAACAAACAGCAGCGGCTTTACCGCAATAGGTACAGGTTTCAGAAATTATTTCAACAAATCGTTCCAGGGTCATACAGCTGTTGTGTATTTCTGGACATCAACTCCTAATGGTTCTTATGCCACAGTATGGCACCGATACATTCAAAACAGCAGTTCCAATATATTTGAGTATCTCGATCAGAAATATCAAGGTATGTCGGTGCGATGCATCAAAGATTCAGCATCAACAGGACTGAATAATGAAAACTTCAATGAAGGAATAAATATTTATCCGAACCCTGTTACAGAAAAAATTGTTGTAAAAATTAATGATAACACCGACGTGGATGTTACGCTTTTCAACATTTTAGGAGAAGTTATGCTTCAGCAGCGCATCTCATCAACCAACAATGAAATCAATGTTTCCGAACTACCTGCTGGAATTTATTTAATTAAAATTTATTCTTCTGATTTTACTTTTGAACAAAAAATAATCAAAGATTGATTTAAAAATTTTCATCTAAAAAAATAGCCGCAGTAAAATAATATTCTGCGGCTATTCATTTTACCAAATCCACACTTTAATTCAATCTGAATTGAATAGGTAATGTCATTTTAAAATCAACGGCTTCTCCTTTATTTTCGCCCGGGATCCAGTCGGGCATCGATGATATTACGCGCAAAGCCTCTGCATCAAGCAGGTCATTTACTTTTTGCGAGATTTCAACATTTTCAATCTTACCTGTTTTAGTTACAACAAAATTCACAAGCACCTTACCTGTAATACCATTTTTCCTGGCAGTTTCAGGATATTTTACATTATCAATAAAATACTTCGTAAGAGCATCCTGTCCGCCCGGAAATTCAGGCATTTTATCAATTACGGAATCATTTTTCAACTCAACATTCGAGTTTTGAGATTTTTTTTCATTAGCACTATTTCCACATGAAAATGTAACAAACAGCGCAAGTAATAAAGGGATTACGGGCAGAGCTTTCAACATTGAAAACCTGCCGGAACGTGGTTTTTTCATCATATAAAAACGTTTTAAGGTTAATGATTTATTGAAGTTATTGGCCAAACCCGGCTGCACACCAATTGCATTTCTGAGCAGGAGCAATAAGTATTCAGATGAACCGGAAGTTTGCTCCGTTACCCCGGAATCAGCCAAATACTCATGGGTTTCTTTAAGTGCAGATTTTATCATCCAACTGGCAGGATTAAACCATGTCAGCATACAAATTAATTCAGATAACATTACATCAATGCTATGCAATTGACGAATATGAATGGTTTCGTGTATAATTATTTTATTGAGTTGCGCATTCGACATCGTTTTTTCATCAATGAAAATAGTTTTAAAAAAAGAAAATGGCGCAATTTGTTTTTTACATATTGCAAAATAATATCCATTCATTTTCTCTCTGCTGCATTTGTTCTTTAATAAAAGCAATGAAATAATTCTAATTGCAAATCTTACAAACAAAAGTGCAATTACTGCATAGTATGTAATAATAAGGTAATACATCGGCGACAGGTTATTTTCAGTTATTAATACTTTATCAGAATTGACCTGAACAGTTTGCATCATATATATTAATCCCGAACCCGTATTACCTGTTGTAAATCGAATATCGATTAACGGGATTATGACCGAAACTACCAATGAAAACAAAAGGTATATCCTGTTAAACCGAAAGTGAGTGTCTTTTCTAAGGAATATTGCGTAGAGCCCGAACAGCATTATAATGCATACCGACACTTTTATCGAATATAAAAATATCTTATCCATTGCTTTTCTTATTTTTAATTTCTTTATCAAGAATCTTTTTCATTTCTTCAAGTTCTTTTACAGATATTTTATTATCATTTGAAAAAAATGATACCAGCTGATTATAAGAATTCCCAAAATAATTTTTGATAAAATTCCCAAAGTAAAAACGAGAATACTCTTCTTTTGAAATCAGCGGAAAATACTCGTAAGTACTTCCATAATTTTTATACGATACAAAACCTTTTTTTTCAAGGATCCTAATTATAGTGGAAACCGTATTATACGCAGGTTTTGGTTTATCGAAATGTTCCATAACATCTTTTACAAAAGCTTTTTCGAGCTTCCATAAAATTTGCATTACCTGTTCTTCTGCCTTTGTTAATTCTTTTACCTTCTTCATAAAACTATCTTTTTAATTATTTAACTAATTTTTTAGTTAATTCCTGTACAAACATACAACTATATTTTTAGTTTGTCAACTATTTTTTTAGTTACGATACAAATATCGGGTTAGAAAATTAAGAAGTAAACCATAAATCAGTTTACGGTCAAAATATTTAAGGGAATGGTAAATATCAGTAAACCAAAGGTGTTTATCTAATCAAAAATTGTCAGAAATATTACCTGCTTTTTAATATCACACCTTTATTCTGTTTTCCGTCAATTTTTACAAGCATCGGTTTATCAAATTTTACGTGACGGATATATTCATCTTCATGTACGGCAGGAAATGAAGCCAGATAATCGGTATTATAAAATCCCTCATTAATGAATGAATTGACAGTAAAATAGCCTATTCCAAAGGATGTAAGGTTTTGAAAAAAGTGTGTACCCTGACTCGGGTCGACACGGTATTTTTCCAGTCCGGCCTCTACCATTACTCGGGCAGCCGAAATCTGCGACCACTTCACAGGAATTCCAAGCCACGGGTCGCTCGAGCCCCATCGTCCCGGACCAATCAAAATATAATTTTTTTCTTCTTTCACCATAATATTATTAAGTTCTTCAATTCTTGTTGCTATTAAAGGATTCTTAGCAGCATTGAACGATTCGGGCTTTACATAAATTATATCTTTTAAATTATCAATTACACCATTCCCCATCGTCGACATAGAATAAATTATCGCTTCATCTCTTGTAACAAAATCAATATTAATATTAAATTTTTCGGATGCTTCAACAATGGGACGAATTTGCAGAAAGCTGAAATCTTTAGGTTCGCCACTCGATGTATCTAAATTCACGGCAAATTCAATTTCTACATGATTGTTCATCTCACGCTGCCCTATATCAAGTAATGTTTTTAAAATATCGGCAAGAGGAAATTTATTATATTTAAGAATATTTACAAATGTCAGGATCTTTTTGCCTGCATGATGTATGCCATCGCGCAGAACCTGGTCCTGAAAATCGAAAGTAGAAGCAATATGGTTCAATGAACCATCTTTAAGTGCATCTTCAACTTTTAATTTTAATAAATCACGGCTGTCATCTACAGAAGGTTTATAATCATGAGGATTTAAATTAACAGCGTAAAATTCGTTCTGCGTATTTTTTAACGCCATTTCCAAATTAGAAAGCTGTAAGATATTTTTGGGGTATTCCGGGCAGAAACGAATAGATACGCCGCCATCAACAACAGTTTTACCAAGACCCAGCGCAATACTTGCAACTCCATCTTCAGGCTTCTCCTGGCCTATCGGATAAAAATTAATTGAACGAGCAACACCGGAAATATTCGGATAATACTTTTGTCCATAGGCTTTACCAACAACTTC
This genomic interval from Bacteroidales bacterium contains the following:
- a CDS encoding bifunctional 3-deoxy-7-phosphoheptulonate synthase/chorismate mutase, with the protein product MIIHLKKNISKTLAKEIATRFEAVELITENGIILITPHTVKKVEDKHLEHIDKSWVFDSDIQLSSRKYKKETHEIKIRNFTIGGASRNTLVTIGPCGVESEEQISETAKLIDELGLHTIRAGSFKPRTSPYSFMGMGVEGLKLLAKIRDKYGFPVFTEVRDSSHVDDVIEYADVIQIGAKAMYDHGILRKCGKTKKPVLLKRGFGSTLQEFVQAAEFILSGGNENVILCERGIRTFETKTRFTLDLCGVAYLKENTNLPIILDPSHAMGYAYGVPDLARACMAMDVEGLLIEVHPNPAVAKSDASQQLNHDEFRKLFKTLKPIAKAVGREIV
- a CDS encoding HAD hydrolase family protein yields the protein MTFIGKNIKFLREQQQLPDKKLAMMCNMTVDALHAIENNSHEPNLQQLVLLAEALNYPIDRLIADNLEKNYYTLKSFDFKFLALDIDGVLTNGGMYYTESGDEFKKFDTKDGLAIKTLIAAGNNVGFLSSGINSNIIEKRAQLLGVQKVYVGTWKKLEVLEGWCKELNIGLENVAYVGDDVNDLQVIQKVGLSACPADAVTLVKEASNIVLSKKGGCGCVREFIEKFLMDIR
- a CDS encoding DUF3795 domain-containing protein, with amino-acid sequence MKKQIACCGFDCATCEVRIATVNDDNALRASLADEWKVLYNSDDITPEMINCAGCRGTGALNMRCKFCEIRKCAVFRSFPTCAECDELEDCLLLKKVHHHVPEALENLKQLKNK
- a CDS encoding FISUMP domain-containing protein — its product is MKKRYFITFMFIVCCIFIKAQTVTDADGNTYNTVQIGTQIWMAENLATTKYNDGISIPPVKDSIAWFNLTTPGYCWYKNDSLTYNRPWGALYNWYTVNTGKLCPTGWHVPSNAEWHKLVLFLDPAAQDCYCTESVLAANDLKEIGLTHWGNGNNGTNSSGFTAIGTGFRNYFNKSFQGHTAVVYFWTSTPNGSYATVWHRYIQNSSSNIFEYLDQKYQGMSVRCIKDSASTGLNNENFNEGINIYPNPVTEKIVVKINDNTDVDVTLFNILGEVMLQQRISSTNNEINVSELPAGIYLIKIYSSDFTFEQKIIKD
- a CDS encoding M56 family metallopeptidase, giving the protein MDKIFLYSIKVSVCIIMLFGLYAIFLRKDTHFRFNRIYLLFSLVVSVIIPLIDIRFTTGNTGSGLIYMMQTVQVNSDKVLITENNLSPMYYLIITYYAVIALLFVRFAIRIISLLLLKNKCSREKMNGYYFAICKKQIAPFSFFKTIFIDEKTMSNAQLNKIIIHETIHIRQLHSIDVMLSELICMLTWFNPASWMIKSALKETHEYLADSGVTEQTSGSSEYLLLLLRNAIGVQPGLANNFNKSLTLKRFYMMKKPRSGRFSMLKALPVIPLLLALFVTFSCGNSANEKKSQNSNVELKNDSVIDKMPEFPGGQDALTKYFIDNVKYPETARKNGITGKVLVNFVVTKTGKIENVEISQKVNDLLDAEALRVISSMPDWIPGENKGEAVDFKMTLPIQFRLN
- a CDS encoding BlaI/MecI/CopY family transcriptional regulator; the protein is MKKVKELTKAEEQVMQILWKLEKAFVKDVMEHFDKPKPAYNTVSTIIRILEKKGFVSYKNYGSTYEYFPLISKEEYSRFYFGNFIKNYFGNSYNQLVSFFSNDNKISVKELEEMKKILDKEIKNKKSNG